In Trifolium pratense cultivar HEN17-A07 linkage group LG7, ARS_RC_1.1, whole genome shotgun sequence, a genomic segment contains:
- the LOC123894420 gene encoding ent-kaurenoic acid oxidase 2-like encodes MILEMGSMWMVLMVIGVSLLVIRSILKNVNWWLFESKLGVKQYSLPPGDMGWPFIGNMWSFLRAFKSKDPDSFISSFVSRYGSSGIYKALMFGNPSVIVTTPEACKRVLTDDEKFTTGWPQSTIELIGKNSFIAMAYEEHKRLRRLTSSSINGMEALSLYLTYIEENVISSLEKWSNMGQIEFLTEIRKLTFKIIMHIFLSSESEPVMDALEKEYTILNHGVRAMKINVPGFAYHKALKARKNLVAIFQSIVDDRRNIRKIYSKNKAKDMMDSLIDVEDDIGRKLSDEAIIDIMLMYLNAGHESSGHITMWATYFLQKHPEYLQKAKEEQEEIVKRRPPTQKGLTLKEIRSMDFLYKVIDETMRVITFSLVVFREAKSDVMINGYTIPKGWKVLTWFRSVHLDPEIYPNPKEFNPDRWNKEYKAGEFLPFGIGTRLCPGNDLAKMEIAVFLHHFILNYKLEQYNPKCPVRYLPHTRPMDNCLGRVKKCSSTQT; translated from the exons ATGATTTTAGAGATGGGTTCCATGTGGATGGTCCTTATGGTCATTGGTGTTTCTCTTTTGGTCATAAGATCCATTCTCAAAAATGTAAATTGGTGGCTTTTTGAATCCAAATTAGGTGTTAAGCAATACTCTCTTCCACCAGGTGATATGGGATGGCCCTTCATTGGTAACATGTGGTCCTTTCTTAGAGCTTTCAAGTCTAAGGATCCCGACTCCTTCATCTCCTCCTTCGTCTCCAG ATATGGAAGTAGTGGAATATACAAAGCCTTAATGTTTGGAAATCCAAGTGTAATTGTGACAACACCAGAAGCATGCAAAAGAGTTCTAACAGATGATGAAAAATTTACAACTGGTTGGCCTCAATCTACGATCGAGCTCATTGGAAAGAACTCATTCATTGCAATGGCTTACGAAGAACATAAGCGGCTTCGACGTTTAACTTCATCTTCGATCAATGGCATGGAAGCATTGTCTTTGTACTTGACATATATCGAAGAAAATGTTATAAGTTCGTTAGAGAAATGGTCCAACATGGGACAAATTGAGTTCTTGACCGAAATTCGGAAgcttacttttaaaattattatgcatATTTTCCTTAGTTCAGAAAGTGAACCTGTTATGGATGCTTTGGAAAAAGAATACACAATACTTAATCATGGAGTTAGAGCTATGAAAATAAATGTTCCTGGATTTGCATACCATAAAGCACTCAAG GCTAGGAAAAATCTAGTTGCCATATTTCAATCAATTGTGGATGATAGAAGAAACATAAGGAAGATATATTCAAAAAACAAAGCCAAAGATATGATGGATTCTCTTATAGATGTTGAAGATGATATTGGAAGAAAGTTAAGTGATGAAGCTATCATTGATATAATGTTAATGTACTTGAATGCTGGTCATGAGTCTTCAGGGCATATTACAATGTGGGCTACCTATTTTTTACAAAAGCATCCAGAATATCTTCAAAAGGCCAAG gaagaacaagaagaaataGTAAAGAGGAGGCCTCCAACACAAAAAGGGTTGACACTTAAGGAAATTCGCAGCATGGATTTTCTTTATAAG GTGATTGATGAAACAATGCGCGTAATAACATTCTCGTTGGTGGTATTTCGAGAGGCGAAATCTGATGTCATGATTAACG GTTACACCATTCCGAAAGGTTGGAAAGTGCTTACATGGTTCAGATCAGTTCACCTTGATCCTGAAATATATCCTAATCCAAAGGAATTTAATCCTGATAGATGGAAT AAAGAATACAAAGCAGGGGAATTCCTTCCCTTTGGAATTGGAACTAGATTGTGTCCTGGCAATGATCTTGCCAAAATGGAAATAGCAGTTTTTCTTCATCATTTTATTCTAAATTACAA GCTTGAACAATATAATCCTAAATGTCCTGTTAGATACTTACCACATACAAGACCTATGGACAATTGCTTAGGAAGGGTCAAGAAATGTTCATCTACACAAACTTGA